The region TGCCAGAAGGGGAAAAGGGGCTCAATGAGGAGTTCGCCGTCCAGACTTCGTTGAACCTCCAGGGACAAACCTTCCAGCCTGAGGTCCCGGATCGCCAGCGTCCCCCTGATGAAAGCGTATGGATCGATATGAACGGTCATCCTCACTGCCGTGATCGACTTGCCGGATCCCTTGAGATCCCTGAGGGTGACGTCGGAAAGGGATAACTTCGTGAGGAAGAAGTTGCGGTCGATCTCCCCGAGGCTGGCATGAACGCCGAGATGTTTTTCAGCCTGGTCGATGATCGTCCGTCGGAGCCAACGGTCCACCTCGGGACTGGCGGCGAGCTTCACGCCCACAGTTGCCCCGGTGAGGACAAGAACGATGAAAAAGGCGAGGATGCGTCTCTTCAAGGTAGATTTAAATCCTCCGACAAACGATAGATGAGAACCCTTGTCGGGTTTTCCGCAAGCTCCTAGCTGCGGCCAGTAGTCGGCAGGGGCAGCCCGAGAAGCTCCATGACCTTCTGGATATCTTCCCATACATCCCGCTTGGCGTGCGGATTGCGCAGGAGATAGGACGGATGATAGGTGGGCATGAGAGGTGTGCCTTTGTAGTCGTGAAAATCTCCCCGGAGACGTGATATCCCCAGGTCGGAACCCAGCAACGTCCGGGCCGCGAAGCTGCCCAGTGCGCAGATAACCTGGGGCTGGATGATCTCAAGCTGCCTTGCGAGAAACGGCTGGCACATGGCGACCTCGGCCGGTAAAGGGTCCCGGTTCCCCGGCGGGCGGCACTTGATCACGTTGCAGATGTACACCTGTTCCCGTGTAAGCCCCATTGCTGCGATGATCCTCGTGAGTGTCTGGCCGGCTTTGCCGACGAAAGGTTCACCCCGCAGATCCTCGTCCCGCCCTGGGGCCTCCCCCACGAAAACCACCCTGGCCCCCGGATCTCCGACCCCGAACACGATATTGTTCCTTTCGGCAGCGAGGCCGCATCGCCTGCAGTCCCCCAGATCCCTCCTCAAACCGTCCAGGGCAAGGTCATCTCCGGGCTGGACTTCACCACCCACCTCAGGCTGCAGGACCACTCCCGCAGGCCCGCGGGACGGCAAGTGCCGCACTCCGATGCTCTCCAGGTAAAGTTTGGCAAGGTATCCCATAAGTTTTTCCCGTTTCAATTC is a window of bacterium DNA encoding:
- a CDS encoding uracil-DNA glycosylase codes for the protein MGYLAKLYLESIGVRHLPSRGPAGVVLQPEVGGEVQPGDDLALDGLRRDLGDCRRCGLAAERNNIVFGVGDPGARVVFVGEAPGRDEDLRGEPFVGKAGQTLTRIIAAMGLTREQVYICNVIKCRPPGNRDPLPAEVAMCQPFLARQLEIIQPQVICALGSFAARTLLGSDLGISRLRGDFHDYKGTPLMPTYHPSYLLRNPHAKRDVWEDIQKVMELLGLPLPTTGRS